From Pantanalinema sp.:
GGGCCGTTGGCCGCGCAGCACCGAGGTCGATGCCGTTGTGGACGGTGCCCACGTAGTTGAGCGCCTCGAGGCGAGCGGCCTGGGCGCGCGAGATGCTCACGTAGCGGTGCTCGCGGTGCGAAAGGTAGACGCCGCGGCGCTCGGGGGTGAAGTCGTTGTGGATCGTGGTGACGACGGGGACCGTCGCTTCGCTCGCGAGCAGCACCCCCTGGGTCTTGGTGTGGTCGTGGATCAGATCGAGGCCCTCGGCCTGGGCCAGGCTCCACCGGGCGTGCGCCTCCTCCAGGGGGACGTAGCGCTCCTTGGTGTCGAAGCCGAGGGGGGTGAGGGCCCGGGGGTGAAGGGCGCGCAGCTCGGCTCGGGTGCGCGAGTCGCCCGAGGCGAAGAGGGTGACCCGGTGCCCGCGCGAAACCAGGCCGTCGGCGAGCATGGAGACGACGAGCTCGGTGCCTCCGTAGCCCACGGGGGGGACGCTCAGGGCCACCGGGGCCAGCAGGCCGATTCGCACGGATCCCTCCTCTCGGTGAGTGAGCGGAGCATAGGGGCGGCCCGGGACCCTGTAAACCCCCGCTCGTCTGCTCATCCCGGGGGGCAAGGGAGCGTGCTTGGGTTGTTTCGCGCCGCGCCCCCGTGCTAGGGTATGAACGCCTGTTCTTAATGAAACTTCATCATTTAAGGGCCGGCGCTGGCCCTCCGGTCGGACGAAACAAGGAGGCTCGGGTGAGACGAACGACGAGAGATGCGGCTCCCACCGACTACCGCGCGGCGATCGCCGGCCTCTGCCGGGACGATCTGGCCGGGTGCAACCTGATCGTCGCCTCCAACCGGGGACCGGTGGAGTTCCGGCGCGATCCCCAGGGGCGCCTGACCCACCGGCGGGGGCAGGGGGGGCTGGTGACGGCCATGAGCTCCATGGTCGAGGTGCTGGACACCACCTGGGTGGCCTCGCCGCTCTCTGACGACGACGCGCGCGCTCACCAGGAGGCCGGCGGCAACCTCACCGTGCCCATGGGCGAGAAGCGCCTGCGGCTCGCCTTCGTGCCGTCCGATCCCGCGTGCTTCAGCGCCTACTACGACGACGTCTCCAACTCGCTCCTGTGGTTCCTGCAGCACGGCATCACCAACGCGCCCGAGCACCCCGAGTTCGACGAGCGCGCCTGGCAGGCCTGGGAATCCTACCGCCAGGTCAACCTCTCGTTCGCCCGGGCGATCGCGCGCGAGGCCGCGCGATCGCCCGGGCGGCGCCCGGTGGTCCTGGTCCAGGACTACCACCTCTACCTGGTGCCGCTCTTCCTGCGCAGGCTGTTGCCCGAGGCCTTCATCCAGCACTTCACCCACATCGCCTGGCCCAGCAGCGACGCCTGGCGGCAGCTGCCGGGCGCCATCCGCGAGGAGCTCCTGAAGAGCCTCCTGAGCTGCGAGATCGTCGGCTTCCACACCCCGCGCTACGTCAAGAACTTCTGCCTGACATGCGAGGACCTCCTGGGGGTCGAGGCCGACGCCCTCGAGGGCCGTGTCGCCTACCAGGGCCGGGAGGTCTCGGTCAGGGCCTACCCCATCTCCATCGACCCCGAGGAGCTGAGGCGCTTCTCCACCTCCCCCGAGGTCGCCGAGCAGGAGAAGAAGCTGGTCGAGGGGCGGATCCACCAGACCCTCAACCTGGTCCAGGTGGCGCGCACCGACCCCAGCAAGAACATCCTTCGCTCCCTCAAGGCCTTCGAGCTCTTCCTCGACCACCACCCCCAGTACCACGGCAAGGTCCGGTTCTGGGGGGTCCTGCCCGCGAGCCGCCAGGGCGCCAAGGGCTACCGCGACTACCTCGACCGGCTGAAGGCCCGGGCGGAGGCCATCAACCGGCGCTTCAGGCGGTGGGGCTGGGAGCCCGTCGCCTTCAGCTTCGACAACCACTACGCCCGGGCGATCGCGGTCATGAAGCACTACGACGTGCTCCTGGTCAACAGCCTCGCCGACGG
This genomic window contains:
- a CDS encoding trehalose-6-phosphate synthase, which encodes MRRTTRDAAPTDYRAAIAGLCRDDLAGCNLIVASNRGPVEFRRDPQGRLTHRRGQGGLVTAMSSMVEVLDTTWVASPLSDDDARAHQEAGGNLTVPMGEKRLRLAFVPSDPACFSAYYDDVSNSLLWFLQHGITNAPEHPEFDERAWQAWESYRQVNLSFARAIAREAARSPGRRPVVLVQDYHLYLVPLFLRRLLPEAFIQHFTHIAWPSSDAWRQLPGAIREELLKSLLSCEIVGFHTPRYVKNFCLTCEDLLGVEADALEGRVAYQGREVSVRAYPISIDPEELRRFSTSPEVAEQEKKLVEGRIHQTLNLVQVARTDPSKNILRSLKAFELFLDHHPQYHGKVRFWGVLPASRQGAKGYRDYLDRLKARAEAINRRFRRWGWEPVAFSFDNHYARAIAVMKHYDVLLVNSLADGMNLVAKEGPIVNQRKGVLLLSETAGACEELSDGALSINPYDLVGMADALKQALTMPLLQRERLQGLLRRRIEANPVFRWVYAQLSDISEAQAPVRGRFWVAGPWLPATEPARREGKERSRDA